ACTTTGTGATGCGAATTTCAAAAAACTCGACTCCTTACGTCGAGTTCACGTTAATGTATTCATGGTTAGATCTCCTAGAGATTATAAATTAAGGGATACAACAGTTTATCATACTGCTTATGTAGAATTCACGTTAGTGATAATAGCTTTTCAATTTTTTCAAAAATTATTGCGGTTAACATCATGTTTTTATTATTAATTTTAGTGTTAACAGGCCATATATCTCTGATATTGCTTATGTCTATAAAATTTGACGAAGGTATTGATTATTAACCATGATTTCTTTTTATTCCCCATTGCACGCGATTCCATGCTCGCTCATGTAAAAAATATAGACTTACTTTTGTTATCACTTCAGTGATCGCGATAGAGACCGCGAGTGCAGGTTTTCCCGTAAGAAACCAGCTAATAAAAAAAGTATCAAGCGTTCCCGTAATTCGCCAGGTCGCCGCCTTCAAAAGGCTTCTTAAATTGGTTTCCATGAGTTATAAAAAATTTTTTTATCCAACAAAGAACACACGAAAAATATTATAAGACGACGTAAATGGCTAGCGATGCTTAATCTAGATAATCCAGCAAAATGAACAGAAAAATATTATCTCGTGGCTGGTATCGTATAAAGATAATGCACCACCTCCTCTGGTAAATCCAATCTTCGTAAATGGGCACGCTTGCATAAGGCGATTGCTTTATTCGGATCATTCAATACCTGAATACGGTAGATTGGTCTCCAACCAAGAGATTCACGCCGTCTGAAGGACATGAAATTTATTCACTCCAACCGTTCGTTCACCACAGGTAAGCATACAGTTCATGATCGCGACGTAACAGATCCACGACCTCATCGTTCAGATCGAGTAAATAATTTTCAAAGCTCATTCTTGCCCGCGCGCTGAATTGAATTTGAAATTGACATAGTTTGTCGGGAAATAATAGCGCGCCGACTCCAAAGCATGGCATAATGCATGCCGCTAAGAATGGTAGTTGCTAAAGTCAAGTAAATCAACAAATTGACTATTAAATTCTCAAAATATACCGTTCCGATTTCTGCGAAAATAATTACCGTCAAAACCAAAATAATCTGAACAAAGGTATTTATTTTACTAAGCATGACAGGGGCGAAGTCATAGTGTCCAATCCAAAAATGATAAATAATAGCTCCCATTACGATGAATACGTCTCGACCTAAGACAATCACTGTAAGCCAGAAGGGAATAAGTCCGATCCGTGTCAAAAAAATAAATGCACCGACCAATA
This region of Gammaproteobacteria bacterium genomic DNA includes:
- a CDS encoding DUF2061 domain-containing protein, with translation METNLRSLLKAATWRITGTLDTFFISWFLTGKPALAVSIAITEVITKVSLYFLHERAWNRVQWGIKRNHG
- a CDS encoding hypothetical protein (Evidence 5 : Unknown function); this translates as MSFRRRESLGWRPIYRIQVLNDPNKAIALCKRAHLRRLDLPEEVVHYLYTIPATR
- a CDS encoding hypothetical protein (Evidence 5 : Unknown function) — translated: MSFENYLLDLNDEVVDLLRRDHELYAYLW
- a CDS encoding cardiolipin synthase (CMP-forming), producing the protein MILRNIPNLITLLRILLVPPFLFVLQERNYSMALTLFFIAGVSDGLDGFLAKHYCWTSRLGSILDPLADKLLLVGAFIFLTRIGLIPFWLTVIVLGRDVFIVMGAIIYHFWIGHYDFAPVMLSKINTFVQIILVLTVIIFAEIGTVYFENLIVNLLIYLTLATTILSGMHYAMLWSRRAIISRQTMSISNSIQRAGKNEL